Proteins from one Microbacterium faecale genomic window:
- a CDS encoding acetyl/propionyl/methylcrotonyl-CoA carboxylase subunit alpha, translating to MPAIRKVLIANRGEIAVRIIRAARDSGIGSVAVYADQDRDALHSRLADEAYALGGATSAETYLAMDKILSVARRSGADAVHPGYGFLAENADFARAVTDAGLVWIGPGPEAIEALGDKVTARHVAEKVGAPLAPGTPGPVAGADEVIAFAEEHGLPIAIKAAYGGGGRGLKVAREFDEVAELFESATREAVAAFGRGECFVEKYLDRPRHVETQCLADANGNVVVVSTRDCSLQRRHQKLVEEAPAPFLSEEQNRILYDASKAILKDVGYVGAGTCEFLVGADGTISFLEVNTRLQVEHPVSEEVTGIDLVREQFRIAAGGLLEYGDPVPEGHSIEFRINGEDAGRGFLPQPGPIHTFKVPGGPGVRVDSGVTAGDEIGGAFDSMLAKLIVTGSDRAEALDRARRALDEFEVSGLPTVIPFHRAVVRDPAFAASDGEFGVYTRWIETEFAGEIAPWDGELHQAEPAPERHTVVVEVGGKRVEVSLPERVTQPAASRGRPANVPPSRRSHHASGVPSGASGHAVTSPMQATVVKIAVDDGQDVVAGDLVVVLEAMKMEQPLHAHKDGRVASISAPVGQTVSAGHQLLQIV from the coding sequence ATGCCCGCAATCCGCAAGGTGCTCATCGCAAACCGTGGAGAGATCGCCGTCCGCATTATCCGCGCGGCCCGCGACTCCGGAATCGGATCGGTCGCCGTCTACGCCGACCAGGACCGAGATGCCCTCCACTCCCGACTCGCCGACGAGGCGTACGCTCTCGGGGGCGCAACGAGCGCCGAGACGTACCTCGCCATGGACAAGATCCTGTCGGTCGCGCGGCGGTCCGGTGCTGACGCCGTGCACCCCGGATACGGGTTCCTGGCGGAGAACGCCGACTTCGCGCGCGCCGTCACCGACGCCGGCCTCGTCTGGATCGGCCCCGGTCCTGAGGCCATCGAGGCGCTCGGCGACAAGGTGACCGCACGCCACGTGGCCGAGAAGGTGGGCGCGCCGCTCGCCCCTGGCACGCCGGGTCCCGTCGCGGGCGCGGACGAGGTCATCGCCTTCGCCGAGGAGCACGGACTGCCCATCGCCATCAAGGCGGCCTACGGCGGCGGCGGGCGCGGACTGAAGGTCGCGCGCGAGTTCGATGAGGTCGCCGAGCTGTTCGAATCCGCGACGCGCGAAGCGGTCGCGGCATTCGGCCGCGGCGAGTGCTTCGTCGAGAAGTACCTCGACCGGCCGCGCCACGTCGAGACGCAGTGCCTCGCCGACGCGAACGGAAACGTCGTCGTCGTCTCGACGCGCGACTGCTCGCTGCAGCGCCGCCACCAGAAGCTCGTCGAGGAGGCGCCCGCGCCGTTCCTGTCCGAGGAGCAGAACCGGATCCTGTACGACGCGTCGAAGGCGATCCTGAAGGATGTCGGCTACGTCGGCGCGGGAACGTGTGAGTTCCTCGTGGGCGCAGACGGCACGATCTCCTTCCTCGAGGTGAACACGCGGCTGCAGGTCGAGCACCCCGTGAGCGAGGAAGTGACCGGCATCGACCTCGTCCGGGAGCAGTTCCGGATCGCCGCGGGCGGCCTCCTCGAGTACGGCGACCCCGTGCCGGAGGGCCATTCGATCGAGTTCCGCATCAACGGCGAGGACGCCGGTCGCGGATTCCTCCCCCAGCCCGGCCCCATCCACACGTTCAAGGTCCCCGGCGGCCCCGGTGTCCGCGTCGACAGCGGCGTCACGGCCGGCGACGAGATCGGCGGCGCCTTCGATTCGATGCTCGCCAAGCTCATCGTGACGGGCAGCGACCGCGCGGAGGCGCTCGATCGCGCACGCCGCGCCCTCGACGAGTTCGAGGTCAGCGGCCTGCCGACGGTGATCCCCTTCCACCGGGCGGTCGTTCGCGATCCCGCGTTCGCGGCGTCGGACGGAGAATTCGGCGTGTATACGCGCTGGATCGAGACGGAGTTCGCGGGCGAGATCGCGCCGTGGGACGGCGAGCTGCACCAGGCCGAGCCCGCCCCCGAGCGCCATACCGTGGTCGTCGAGGTCGGCGGCAAGCGCGTCGAGGTCAGCCTGCCGGAGCGCGTCACGCAGCCGGCCGCCTCGCGAGGACGACCGGCGAACGTGCCGCCGTCGCGTCGCAGCCACCATGCATCCGGCGTCCCGAGCGGAGCCTCCGGTCACGCCGTCACCTCGCCGATGCAGGCGACCGTCGTGAAGATCGCGGTCGACGACGGTCAGGACGTCGTCGCGGGCGACCTGGTCGTCGTCCTCGAGGCGATGAAGATGGAACAGCCCCTGCACGCGCACAAGGATGGGCGCGTCGCGTCGATCAGCGCGCCGGTCGGTCAGACCGTGAGCGCAGGGCACCAGCTGCTGCAGATCGTCTGA
- a CDS encoding Maf family protein — protein MLQVCLASTSPARLMLLRQVGIEPRLEAPDVDEDAVIAALERELSPAEHVLLLATHKADEVASRLAREGFEGIVIGGDSMFELDGHVYGKPHTPERATDRWRQMRGMTGTLHSGQSVIRIADGRLTRADAVSQADVTFASDVTDEEIAAYVATGEPLSVAGAFTVDSLGGAFIERVDGDPSTVVGMSLSTVRRLVRDLGIEWTSLWATTAS, from the coding sequence ATGCTCCAGGTGTGTCTCGCGTCGACGTCCCCCGCCCGGCTCATGCTCCTGCGGCAGGTGGGAATCGAACCACGCCTCGAGGCCCCCGACGTCGACGAGGACGCGGTGATCGCCGCCCTCGAGCGCGAACTGTCGCCGGCGGAGCACGTTCTGCTGCTGGCCACGCACAAGGCCGACGAGGTCGCGTCACGACTGGCACGTGAGGGCTTCGAGGGCATTGTCATCGGCGGAGACTCGATGTTCGAGCTCGACGGACACGTCTACGGCAAGCCGCACACTCCCGAGCGCGCCACCGACCGCTGGCGGCAGATGCGGGGCATGACCGGCACACTCCATTCGGGCCAGAGCGTCATCCGGATCGCGGACGGGCGGCTGACCCGCGCCGACGCCGTTTCGCAGGCGGACGTGACGTTCGCCTCGGACGTGACCGACGAGGAGATCGCCGCGTACGTCGCGACGGGCGAGCCCTTGTCGGTCGCCGGCGCGTTCACCGTGGACAGCCTCGGAGGAGCCTTCATCGAGCGCGTCGACGGGGATCCCTCGACGGTGGTCGGTATGTCGCTGTCGACCGTGCGCCGACTCGTGCGCGACCTCGGCATCGAATGGACCTCCCTCTGGGCCACGACGGCCTCGTAG
- a CDS encoding class I SAM-dependent RNA methyltransferase, with protein MQTGDVLELEVSGVAHGGVFVSRHGESGLVVFTPDALPGERIRARVTDVRRSFARAETLDVLDASEDRIPHVWREADVSRPPAARPGGADFGHVALAAQRELKRRVIEEAFDRFAGGAVSTLVEPAGSDETADGTRWRTRVGLHVDADGRVGPFAARSHDVIDVADYPLATAEVADAALALGREQPGRIDLVQPADGRVRILRRPDARARRRERSEVVTERVADRAFRVDAGGFWQVHRGAATVLDAAVRDALASLPVEPGAHHLDLYGGVGLFSAALAGHGEKARVTTVESASTATRHARENLADLPVRAVTARVERFVAGLEPDDDLTRGIALLDPPRAGAGERVVHAIAQLSPRAVVYVACDPVALARDVGIFRRFGYDIDVLRAFDLFPNSHHVEAVAVLSIS; from the coding sequence ATGCAGACGGGGGATGTACTCGAACTCGAGGTGTCGGGCGTCGCGCACGGCGGCGTCTTCGTCTCGCGACATGGGGAGAGCGGCCTCGTCGTCTTCACGCCGGACGCGCTGCCCGGCGAGCGAATCCGTGCGCGCGTGACGGACGTGCGCCGCTCGTTCGCCCGCGCCGAGACGCTCGACGTGCTGGACGCGTCGGAGGATCGCATCCCGCATGTGTGGCGCGAGGCCGACGTCTCGCGGCCGCCAGCGGCGCGTCCCGGCGGCGCCGATTTCGGGCACGTCGCGCTCGCAGCCCAGCGCGAGCTCAAGCGCCGCGTGATCGAGGAAGCGTTTGACCGGTTCGCGGGCGGCGCCGTGTCGACTCTCGTCGAGCCCGCCGGATCCGACGAGACCGCGGACGGCACCCGGTGGCGCACCCGCGTCGGCCTGCATGTCGACGCGGACGGGCGGGTCGGGCCGTTCGCGGCCCGCAGTCACGATGTCATCGATGTCGCCGATTACCCGCTCGCCACGGCCGAGGTCGCCGACGCGGCCCTCGCGCTCGGCCGGGAGCAGCCGGGGCGGATCGATCTCGTCCAGCCCGCCGATGGGAGGGTGCGGATCCTGCGCCGCCCGGATGCCCGCGCCCGGCGCCGCGAGCGGTCCGAGGTCGTGACCGAGCGCGTCGCCGATCGCGCCTTCCGCGTCGACGCGGGCGGGTTCTGGCAGGTGCATCGTGGCGCCGCGACGGTTCTCGACGCCGCCGTGCGCGACGCCCTCGCGAGCCTTCCGGTGGAGCCCGGCGCCCACCACCTCGACCTCTACGGTGGCGTCGGACTGTTCTCAGCGGCGCTCGCCGGACATGGCGAGAAGGCCCGCGTCACGACGGTCGAGTCGGCGTCGACCGCCACGCGCCACGCGCGGGAGAACCTCGCCGATCTGCCAGTCCGCGCCGTCACCGCGCGGGTCGAGCGGTTCGTCGCCGGGCTCGAGCCTGACGACGACCTGACCCGCGGCATCGCGCTGCTTGATCCGCCTCGAGCGGGCGCGGGAGAACGCGTCGTGCACGCCATCGCGCAGCTGTCACCGCGGGCCGTCGTCTACGTCGCCTGTGATCCGGTCGCCCTCGCGCGCGACGTCGGAATCTTCCGTCGATTCGGGTACGACATCGACGTGCTGCGCGCCTTCGATCTGTTCCCGAACTCGCATCACGTGGAGGCCGTCGCCGTTCTGTCGATATCCTGA
- a CDS encoding response regulator transcription factor, with the protein MTTVALIDDHESVRLGLHAVLVDDGASIVFSGSTVGEYRRSLRDANAVPADIVLLDLTLGDGTTVAENVSSLAGESAVIVHSVADRPASVREALATGAVGVVSKASPLGEVVQAVRTVAAGEPLDNVEWAAVVESDRAFADAQLSTREREVLRLYAAGLPLKAVADRLGIAFSTAKENIARIRGKYVGVGRPAPTKVDLLRRAIEDGIMSSPDTHRA; encoded by the coding sequence ATGACCACGGTCGCGCTCATCGACGATCACGAATCCGTGCGCCTCGGGCTGCACGCCGTGCTCGTCGACGACGGTGCCTCGATCGTGTTCAGCGGATCCACGGTGGGCGAGTACCGGCGCAGCCTGCGCGACGCGAACGCGGTGCCCGCCGACATCGTCCTGCTCGACCTGACGCTCGGCGACGGCACGACGGTCGCCGAGAACGTCTCGAGCCTCGCGGGGGAATCGGCCGTCATCGTCCACTCGGTCGCCGATCGCCCGGCCAGCGTGCGAGAGGCGCTCGCCACGGGCGCTGTGGGCGTCGTCAGCAAGGCGTCGCCCCTGGGGGAGGTCGTCCAGGCGGTGCGCACGGTCGCGGCGGGGGAACCGCTCGACAACGTCGAATGGGCGGCCGTCGTCGAGAGCGACCGGGCCTTCGCAGACGCACAGCTGTCGACCCGCGAGCGTGAGGTGCTCCGGCTCTACGCCGCGGGGCTGCCGCTGAAGGCGGTCGCCGACCGGCTCGGCATCGCGTTCTCGACGGCCAAGGAGAACATCGCGCGGATCCGTGGCAAGTACGTCGGGGTCGGGCGGCCCGCGCCCACCAAGGTTGATCTTCTGCGGCGCGCGATCGAGGACGGCATCATGTCGTCTCCGGACACGCATCGTGCCTGA
- a CDS encoding ATP-binding protein, whose protein sequence is MPDSLMPSASAATIDRAWGELSRRPVPPSAPHGYTGRRIERAIQVIVAVGTAVIGTQAAIFTLHDPTVGATWWPMIATVFAVLAWMVLACLLGRAPRLASGGFACVFTASLVVWFVQAEIADVTPAAEPWPYYLLGVAPVGAIIAFPVAAQLAFAIGVPTLFATARLVHGGGAPAFWEQVLYDVSIALLLGVVYVVVAWALRGIAASVDAARAEAVTAYSDATGLESAERERVEVASLMHDSVLAALIAAARARTDRERELAVTMARDALGRLANADDEMVVGTNQPVTVARLTHELRESVAQLGADIHIALPDRARDELPARAARALVLAATQAVANALEHAAGAGLAVEVATLEPGVRIDVRDAGDGFDVDAINADRLGIRGSIIARVAAAGARAEIDSSRAGTHVSLIYREAS, encoded by the coding sequence GTGCCTGACAGCCTGATGCCGAGCGCCTCCGCCGCGACGATCGATCGCGCGTGGGGTGAGCTCTCGCGGCGCCCGGTGCCGCCGAGCGCGCCGCACGGCTACACCGGACGGCGCATCGAGCGCGCCATCCAGGTGATCGTCGCCGTGGGAACCGCCGTCATCGGCACGCAGGCGGCGATCTTCACGCTGCACGATCCGACCGTCGGTGCGACGTGGTGGCCGATGATCGCCACGGTCTTCGCCGTGCTCGCGTGGATGGTTCTCGCCTGCCTGCTGGGGCGCGCGCCCCGGCTCGCCAGCGGCGGGTTCGCGTGCGTGTTCACTGCGTCGCTCGTCGTGTGGTTCGTGCAGGCCGAGATCGCGGACGTCACACCCGCCGCAGAGCCGTGGCCGTACTACCTCCTCGGAGTCGCTCCGGTCGGGGCGATCATCGCGTTCCCGGTCGCGGCGCAGCTGGCGTTCGCGATCGGCGTGCCGACGCTGTTCGCCACGGCGCGCCTCGTGCACGGCGGCGGCGCACCGGCGTTCTGGGAGCAGGTGCTCTACGACGTGTCGATCGCCCTGCTGCTCGGCGTCGTCTATGTGGTCGTGGCCTGGGCGCTGCGCGGCATCGCGGCCAGTGTCGACGCGGCGCGGGCGGAAGCGGTGACGGCATACTCGGACGCGACAGGCCTCGAATCCGCCGAGCGCGAGCGCGTCGAGGTCGCCTCGCTCATGCACGACAGCGTTCTCGCGGCGCTCATCGCGGCGGCGCGGGCGCGGACGGACCGCGAGCGCGAGCTCGCGGTGACGATGGCGCGGGACGCGCTCGGACGGCTCGCCAACGCGGATGACGAGATGGTCGTCGGGACGAATCAGCCGGTGACGGTCGCGCGGCTCACGCACGAGCTGCGGGAATCGGTCGCCCAGCTCGGCGCCGACATCCACATCGCGCTCCCGGATCGCGCTCGCGACGAATTGCCTGCGCGCGCCGCGCGCGCCCTCGTGCTCGCTGCCACGCAGGCGGTGGCGAACGCGCTCGAACACGCGGCGGGCGCCGGTCTCGCGGTCGAGGTCGCGACGCTTGAACCGGGCGTCCGGATCGACGTGCGAGACGCCGGCGACGGGTTCGACGTCGACGCGATCAACGCCGACCGGCTCGGCATCCGTGGGTCGATCATCGCGCGCGTGGCCGCGGCGGGTGCGCGCGCCGAGATCGACTCGTCGCGCGCCGGCACCCACGTCTCGCTCATCTACCGGGAGGCGTCCTAG
- a CDS encoding acyl-CoA carboxylase subunit beta codes for MESVTEPDISTTAGKIQDLRNRYHEAVVEPENVAATKQHAKGKQTARERVEQLMDPGSFVELDEYVRHRTTSFGMDRSRPYGDSVVTGVGTIHGRVVAVYSQDFSTFGGSLGEVAGDKIVKVMKFALQNGMPIIGILDSGGARIQEGVLALGKYAEIFRLNTRASGVIPQISIVMGPAAGGAVYSPALTDFVIMVDRTSQMFVTGPDVIKTVTGEDVGMEELGGAHTHNTRSGVAHYLAEDEEDALDYARSLLGYLPDNNMADLPDYTSDFEFETSDLDQRLNTIIPDSPNQPYDIHEVISVIADHGEFLEVQPLFAPNIVVGFARIEGRSVGIIANQPQQMAGTLNIEAGEKAARFMRFCDAFSVPVVTLVDVPGYLPGTDQEWTGVIRRGAKLLYAYAEATVPLVTVILRKAYGGAYIVMGSKQLGADVNLAWPTAEIAVMGGQGAVNILYRGEIKKAEENGEDVAAVRTRLADEYTYSVASPFLAAERGELDGVIEPAHTRVMIAKALRALRRKRAELPPKKHGNIPL; via the coding sequence GTGGAATCCGTGACCGAACCGGACATCTCGACCACCGCGGGCAAGATCCAGGACCTGCGAAACCGCTACCACGAGGCCGTCGTCGAGCCCGAGAACGTGGCCGCGACGAAGCAGCACGCCAAGGGCAAGCAGACCGCCAGGGAGCGCGTCGAGCAGCTCATGGATCCCGGCAGCTTCGTGGAACTCGACGAGTACGTGCGCCACCGCACGACGTCGTTCGGCATGGACCGCTCGCGTCCGTACGGCGACTCCGTCGTGACCGGCGTCGGCACGATCCACGGGCGCGTCGTCGCCGTGTACTCGCAGGACTTCTCGACGTTCGGCGGATCCCTCGGCGAGGTGGCCGGCGACAAGATCGTCAAGGTCATGAAGTTCGCGCTGCAGAACGGCATGCCCATCATCGGGATCCTCGACTCGGGCGGCGCGCGGATCCAGGAGGGCGTGCTCGCGCTCGGCAAGTACGCCGAGATCTTCCGGCTGAACACACGCGCGTCCGGCGTGATCCCGCAGATCTCGATCGTGATGGGCCCTGCAGCGGGCGGCGCCGTGTACTCGCCGGCGCTGACCGACTTCGTGATCATGGTCGACCGGACGAGCCAGATGTTCGTCACGGGGCCGGACGTCATCAAGACCGTCACCGGCGAAGACGTCGGCATGGAGGAGCTCGGCGGTGCGCACACGCACAACACCCGCTCCGGAGTCGCCCACTACCTCGCGGAGGACGAAGAGGACGCGCTCGACTACGCGCGCTCCTTGCTCGGCTACCTGCCCGACAACAACATGGCGGACCTGCCGGACTACACCTCGGACTTCGAGTTCGAGACGAGCGACCTCGATCAGCGTCTCAACACGATCATCCCGGACTCGCCGAACCAGCCGTACGACATCCACGAAGTGATCTCCGTGATCGCCGACCACGGCGAGTTCCTTGAGGTCCAGCCGCTGTTCGCCCCGAACATCGTCGTCGGGTTCGCACGCATCGAGGGACGCTCGGTCGGGATCATCGCCAACCAGCCGCAGCAGATGGCCGGAACGCTCAACATCGAGGCCGGCGAGAAGGCTGCCCGCTTCATGCGGTTCTGTGACGCGTTCTCGGTCCCCGTCGTGACCCTCGTCGACGTGCCGGGCTACCTCCCGGGTACCGACCAGGAGTGGACGGGCGTGATCCGACGTGGCGCGAAGCTGCTGTACGCGTACGCCGAGGCCACCGTGCCGCTCGTCACCGTGATCCTGCGCAAGGCGTACGGCGGCGCGTACATCGTCATGGGCTCGAAGCAGCTCGGCGCCGACGTTAACCTCGCCTGGCCGACCGCCGAGATCGCCGTCATGGGCGGCCAGGGCGCGGTGAACATCCTCTACCGCGGCGAGATCAAGAAGGCCGAGGAGAACGGCGAAGACGTCGCCGCGGTGCGCACGCGGCTGGCCGACGAGTACACCTACTCGGTCGCCTCGCCGTTCCTCGCAGCGGAACGCGGCGAGCTCGACGGCGTGATCGAGCCGGCGCACACGCGCGTCATGATCGCGAAGGCGCTGCGCGCGCTGCGTCGCAAGCGCGCCGAGCTGCCCCCCAAGAAGCACGGGAACATCCCGCTGTGA
- a CDS encoding acyl-CoA carboxylase subunit epsilon encodes MTGEPDLRVTRGNPTDEELAAVLAVVTEAAAQEAATATVDDRPVNRAWTTSRRLRRYDRRPWGGFAG; translated from the coding sequence GTGACCGGCGAGCCCGACCTGCGCGTGACGCGCGGCAACCCCACGGACGAAGAACTCGCGGCCGTGCTCGCCGTCGTGACCGAGGCTGCCGCGCAGGAGGCCGCTACGGCCACGGTCGACGACCGACCCGTGAATCGGGCATGGACGACGTCGCGGCGTCTGCGTCGCTACGACCGCCGCCCGTGGGGCGGCTTCGCCGGGTGA
- a CDS encoding biotin--[acetyl-CoA-carboxylase] ligase — MWSLAEAVSPRLIDAEHIGSTNADLLARIRQGEAWPHLGVLLTRDQRGGRGRLDRRWVAPAGTALAVSVVLRIDAVPAERRGWVPLIAGVAMAEAVSSQIPGAMVKWPNDVLVGERKICGILAEVATEGTVVVGSGVNTRMTAEELPTDTATSFASEGVNVDEDRLLADYLRRLSELTALVERGSVRALVREACVTVGRRVTAHLPDGTHLTGRAIDLDEYGRLVIDGASRHAVSAGDVVHLRPAPTDH; from the coding sequence ATGTGGTCGCTCGCCGAAGCCGTGTCGCCCCGCCTCATCGACGCGGAGCACATCGGATCCACGAACGCGGATCTGCTGGCGCGGATTCGTCAGGGGGAGGCGTGGCCCCACCTCGGCGTGCTCCTGACGCGCGATCAGCGCGGCGGACGCGGCCGCCTCGATCGCCGTTGGGTGGCCCCCGCCGGCACGGCGCTCGCGGTGTCGGTCGTGCTGCGCATCGACGCCGTGCCGGCGGAACGTCGTGGCTGGGTCCCGCTGATCGCGGGCGTCGCGATGGCGGAGGCGGTCTCGTCGCAGATCCCCGGAGCGATGGTGAAGTGGCCGAACGACGTGCTCGTCGGCGAACGCAAGATCTGCGGGATCCTCGCCGAGGTGGCGACGGAGGGCACGGTCGTGGTCGGCAGCGGGGTGAACACGCGGATGACGGCCGAGGAACTGCCCACCGACACCGCCACGTCGTTCGCCAGCGAGGGCGTCAATGTCGATGAGGATCGGCTCCTCGCGGACTACCTGCGGCGTCTCAGCGAGCTCACGGCGCTCGTCGAGCGCGGATCCGTGCGCGCGCTCGTGCGCGAAGCGTGCGTGACAGTGGGACGCCGCGTGACGGCGCACCTTCCCGACGGCACACACCTCACCGGCCGTGCGATCGACCTCGACGAGTACGGTCGCCTCGTGATCGACGGGGCATCACGGCACGCGGTCTCCGCCGGGGACGTCGTGCACCTCCGGCCTGCCCCGACCGATCACTGA
- a CDS encoding PH domain-containing protein, with translation MADQQELRIATFRRGAGWLVWPAVLLIAVAGATGYFLTNLPDPFDDWMLLAAAVVVVFFGVLLPWWTWISRSYIVTTRRIIARHGLLLRRRREFLHATGYGVELLRGPVQGAFGTGTLRLTWAGSTIELRGVRNPKLVRETLSDQIEICQILAHRQAQQLAADPYLEQPSA, from the coding sequence ATGGCCGATCAGCAGGAGCTCCGTATCGCGACATTCCGTCGCGGTGCCGGATGGCTCGTCTGGCCGGCGGTCCTGCTCATCGCTGTCGCCGGCGCGACCGGCTACTTCCTGACGAATCTGCCGGATCCGTTCGACGACTGGATGCTCCTCGCCGCGGCGGTCGTCGTCGTCTTCTTCGGCGTCCTGCTGCCGTGGTGGACGTGGATCTCGCGCAGCTACATCGTCACCACCCGCCGCATCATCGCGCGGCATGGGCTTCTCCTGCGGCGCCGACGCGAGTTCCTGCACGCGACGGGGTACGGCGTTGAGCTGCTCCGCGGACCAGTGCAAGGCGCGTTCGGAACGGGAACGCTGCGACTAACGTGGGCGGGATCGACGATTGAGCTGCGCGGTGTGCGGAACCCGAAGCTCGTGCGCGAGACGCTCAGCGACCAGATCGAGATCTGCCAGATCCTCGCGCACCGGCAGGCACAGCAGCTCGCGGCCGATCCGTATCTCGAGCAGCCGTCAGCCTGA
- a CDS encoding 5-(carboxyamino)imidazole ribonucleotide synthase, protein MTKRVGVIGGGQLARMMIAPATELGIEIRVLAEQEGMSAALAATAVGDYRDLETVRAFAADVDVVTFDHEHVPQEVLRALVADGTAVHPGPDALQFAQDKLAMRARLAEIGAPQPDWAGVATHAELQAFIDDHGGRAVVKTPRGGYDGKGVRVVRSAEEADDWFEAFAGERILVEELVDFSRELAQQVARRPSGEMVPYPVVETVQRDGVCAEVFAPAPRAGERIIEIAARIGTEIANGLGVTGMLAVELFETTDERLLVNELAMRPHNSGHWTQDGAITSQFEQHLRAALDLPLGSAEPLVDATCMINILGGPDGVDIDERFPSVMAAYPQAKIHTYGKASRPGRKVGHVNATSDDIDEAAYIARAAAKGFE, encoded by the coding sequence ATGACGAAGCGTGTCGGCGTAATCGGCGGTGGGCAACTCGCCCGGATGATGATCGCTCCGGCGACGGAACTCGGCATCGAGATCCGCGTGCTGGCGGAGCAGGAGGGGATGTCGGCGGCGCTCGCCGCAACCGCAGTCGGTGACTATCGCGACCTCGAGACGGTGCGCGCGTTCGCGGCGGATGTGGACGTCGTCACCTTCGACCACGAGCACGTGCCGCAAGAGGTGCTGCGCGCGCTCGTCGCCGACGGGACGGCCGTGCACCCGGGGCCCGACGCCCTGCAGTTCGCACAGGACAAGCTCGCCATGCGCGCGCGACTCGCCGAGATCGGCGCGCCGCAGCCCGACTGGGCTGGCGTCGCGACGCACGCGGAGCTGCAGGCCTTCATCGACGACCACGGCGGACGCGCCGTCGTGAAGACCCCGCGCGGCGGGTATGACGGCAAGGGCGTGCGCGTCGTCCGGTCCGCGGAGGAGGCGGACGACTGGTTCGAGGCGTTCGCGGGCGAGCGGATCCTCGTGGAAGAGCTCGTCGACTTCTCGCGCGAACTCGCCCAGCAGGTCGCGCGCCGACCGAGCGGCGAGATGGTGCCGTATCCGGTCGTCGAAACCGTGCAGCGGGACGGCGTATGCGCCGAGGTGTTCGCTCCCGCCCCCCGCGCGGGGGAGCGCATCATCGAGATCGCGGCGCGCATCGGGACCGAGATCGCGAACGGCCTCGGCGTGACCGGGATGCTCGCGGTGGAGCTGTTCGAGACTACGGACGAGCGTCTCCTCGTCAATGAACTCGCCATGCGCCCCCACAACAGCGGGCACTGGACGCAGGACGGCGCGATCACGAGCCAGTTCGAGCAGCACCTGCGGGCGGCGCTCGACCTGCCGCTCGGATCCGCCGAGCCGCTCGTCGACGCGACGTGCATGATCAACATCCTCGGCGGCCCCGACGGCGTCGACATCGACGAGCGCTTCCCGTCCGTGATGGCGGCGTACCCACAGGCGAAGATCCACACCTACGGGAAGGCATCGCGCCCCGGCCGCAAGGTCGGCCACGTCAACGCCACGAGCGACGACATCGACGAGGCGGCCTACATCGCCCGCGCAGCCGCCAAGGGCTTCGAGTAG
- the purE gene encoding 5-(carboxyamino)imidazole ribonucleotide mutase encodes MGSDSDWRVMQDASAALTEFGIAHEVEVVSAHRTPDKLVSYGREARGRGLKAIIAGAGGAAHLPGMLASLTPLPVIGVPVPLKTLDGLDSLLSIVQMPAGIPVATVSIGGATNAGLLAARIIGSADPDVAERVEQYADRLESQVEDKNQRLKDSLS; translated from the coding sequence ATGGGCTCTGATTCTGACTGGCGTGTCATGCAGGACGCGTCGGCGGCGCTGACCGAGTTCGGCATCGCGCACGAGGTCGAGGTCGTCTCGGCCCATCGCACCCCGGACAAGCTCGTCAGCTACGGACGCGAGGCGCGTGGACGCGGTCTGAAGGCGATCATCGCGGGCGCCGGGGGAGCGGCGCACCTGCCCGGCATGCTCGCCTCGCTGACGCCGCTGCCGGTCATCGGCGTTCCCGTGCCGCTCAAGACGCTCGACGGCCTCGATTCACTGCTCTCGATCGTGCAGATGCCCGCGGGCATCCCCGTCGCAACCGTGTCGATCGGCGGCGCGACCAACGCCGGACTTCTCGCCGCGCGCATCATCGGCTCCGCGGATCCCGACGTCGCGGAACGCGTCGAGCAGTATGCAGACCGGCTCGAGTCGCAGGTCGAGGACAAGAATCAGCGGCTGAAGGACTCCCTGTCGTGA